In Rhodamnia argentea isolate NSW1041297 chromosome 11, ASM2092103v1, whole genome shotgun sequence, one genomic interval encodes:
- the LOC115753400 gene encoding leucine-rich repeat extensin-like protein 3 isoform X1 → MPMPWFLITFVLLSLRIVDVSEAAHEEKVPSALAVGTVFCDTCFKQEFSRTSHFISGAYVSIECENSSSSRSFQREVRTNKHGRFKVLLPPSVGKDAQRIEGCTVKLIRSSEPGCGAVSLGISSRLRLKLKRHGLRVFSAGLLAFKPPKHPSRCTEGPARGDPKFLSRKNSIPSKGYLPRIPGLTPPSYPLPFPSPPSLIPLPPIPWLTPPPPLIPLPPIPWLTPPPSPFIPLPPIPWLTPPPPPPFPFPIPPLPPFPPIPGFTPPPPPPPSSLFPPLPPFPPLSPIPFPPLPGFTPPPPRPPPPPPPSFHFPPLPPIFPFPPPPYSPGNPPASTLPEKTSP, encoded by the exons ATGCCAATGCCTTGGTTTCTGATAACTTTTGTGTTGCTCAGCTTGAGAATTGTAGATGTTTCAGAGGCTGCCCATGAAGAGAAGGTTCCATCTGCACTAGCTGTGGGCACTGTCTTCTGTGACACATGCTTCAAGCAAGAGTTCTCAAGGACCAGTCACTTCATTTCAG GTGCCTACGTTTCGATAGAATGTGAAAACTCGAGCTCGAGCCGGAGCTTCCAGCGGGAAGTGAGGACTAATAAGCATGGCAGATTCAAGGTCCTTTTACCACCTTCGGTGGGCAAAGATGCCCAGAGAATCGAGGGATGCACGGTGAAGCTGATCAGAAGCAGCGAACCCGGCTGCGGTGCCGTATCCTTAGGCATCTCGTCTCGGCTTCGTCTCAAGTTGAAGAGGCACGGGCTTCGCGTATTCTCGGCAGGGCTTCTCGCCTTCAAGCCCCCAAAACACCCGAGCAGGTGCACTGAGGGTCCTGCTCGAGGAGATCCCAAGTTCCTTTCCAGGAAAAACTCGATACCCTCAAAAGGTTATCTCCCACGAATCCCAGGGCTGACGCCACCATCATATCCTTTACCATTTCCATCACCACCGTCATTAATCCCTTTGCCGCCGATCCCATGGCTGACACCACCGCCACCACTAATTCCTCTGCCACCGATACCGTGGTTGACACCGCCCCCGTCACCATTCATTCCTTTGCCACCGATCCCGTGGCTCacccccccgccgccgccgccattcCCCTTCCCTATCCCTCCACTCCCACCGTTCCCACCAATACCAGGATTCACTCCCCCACCGCCTCCGCCACCATcttccctctttcctccattGCCACCGTTCCCGCCACTGTCACCAATTCCTTTCCCACCACTACCAGGATTCACTCCACCGCCACCGCGGCCGCCTCCGCCTCCCCCACCATCCTTCCAttttcctcctctccctccaATATTCCCATTCCCTCCACCTCCCTATTCCCCTGGTAATCCCCCAGCTTCAACTCTTCCAGAGAAGACCTCTCCTTGA
- the LOC115753400 gene encoding leucine-rich repeat extensin-like protein 3 isoform X2, with translation MPMPWFLITFVLLSLRIVDVSEAAHEEKVPSALAVGTVFCDTCFKQEFSRTSHFISGAYVSIECENSSSSRSFQREVRTNKHGRFKVLLPPSVGKDAQRIEGCTVKLIRSSEPGCGAVSLGISSRLRLKLKRHGLRVFSAGLLAFKPPKHPSRCTEGPARGDPKFLSRKNSIPSKGYLPRIPGLTPPSYPLPFPTPPPPLIPLPPIPWLTPPPSPFIPLPPIPWLTPPPPPPFPFPIPPLPPFPPIPGFTPPPPPPPSSLFPPLPPFPPLSPIPFPPLPGFTPPPPRPPPPPPPSFHFPPLPPIFPFPPPPYSPGNPPASTLPEKTSP, from the exons ATGCCAATGCCTTGGTTTCTGATAACTTTTGTGTTGCTCAGCTTGAGAATTGTAGATGTTTCAGAGGCTGCCCATGAAGAGAAGGTTCCATCTGCACTAGCTGTGGGCACTGTCTTCTGTGACACATGCTTCAAGCAAGAGTTCTCAAGGACCAGTCACTTCATTTCAG GTGCCTACGTTTCGATAGAATGTGAAAACTCGAGCTCGAGCCGGAGCTTCCAGCGGGAAGTGAGGACTAATAAGCATGGCAGATTCAAGGTCCTTTTACCACCTTCGGTGGGCAAAGATGCCCAGAGAATCGAGGGATGCACGGTGAAGCTGATCAGAAGCAGCGAACCCGGCTGCGGTGCCGTATCCTTAGGCATCTCGTCTCGGCTTCGTCTCAAGTTGAAGAGGCACGGGCTTCGCGTATTCTCGGCAGGGCTTCTCGCCTTCAAGCCCCCAAAACACCCGAGCAGGTGCACTGAGGGTCCTGCTCGAGGAGATCCCAAGTTCCTTTCCAGGAAAAACTCGATACCCTCAAAAGGTTATCTCCCACGAATCCCAGGGCTGACGCCACCATCATATCCTTTACCATTTCCA ACACCACCGCCACCACTAATTCCTCTGCCACCGATACCGTGGTTGACACCGCCCCCGTCACCATTCATTCCTTTGCCACCGATCCCGTGGCTCacccccccgccgccgccgccattcCCCTTCCCTATCCCTCCACTCCCACCGTTCCCACCAATACCAGGATTCACTCCCCCACCGCCTCCGCCACCATcttccctctttcctccattGCCACCGTTCCCGCCACTGTCACCAATTCCTTTCCCACCACTACCAGGATTCACTCCACCGCCACCGCGGCCGCCTCCGCCTCCCCCACCATCCTTCCAttttcctcctctccctccaATATTCCCATTCCCTCCACCTCCCTATTCCCCTGGTAATCCCCCAGCTTCAACTCTTCCAGAGAAGACCTCTCCTTGA